The nucleotide sequence GCGAGATCGAGCGCGCCCTCGATGTCGGTGGCGGGGTCGGGGATGTCTTCCGTGCTCACGGCATCGACGAAGCGCGAGAAGATGCCGTGGTCGGTCGTGAGCGGGAGTTGCAGGAACGCGTTGCCGCCGAACACCTCGAGGCCCACGCGGTCGTGCGGCAGCGAATCGGCGATCGTGCGCGCCGCCGCCTTGGCCTGGGCGAGACGCGATGGATACGCATCCGCCGCGTTCATGGAGCGCGAGAGGTCGAGCACGAACAACACATCGCGCGACGAGCGCTCGACGGCGGCGCGCGACTCGCCCCATTGCGGCCGCGCGAGGGCCAGGCCGATGCATACCAACGCGGCGAGGGCAACCGCATCCGCGACGAGGCGGCGGCGGCGCGGCGGCAGCGCCGAGGCACGCGCGATGAGGGAGGCCTCGCCATAGCGGGCGCGATCGGCACGATTCAGCCGGCTGCGCCGAACGCACGCGTACACGCCTAACGGCAGCAGCGCGGCGAGCGCGGCGAGCCAGAGCGGAGCATCCAGACGCATCGTCAGGGCACCGTCCGGAGCCACGTGGTGCGCAACGCCAGCTCGAGCGACAGGAGCACGAGTGCCGGCACCAGAAGCCAGCGCGCGTGCTCGTTCCAGGTGAGCACCTCGCGTTCGTCGAGTGAGGATTTCTCCACGTGGTCGATTTCGCCCACGATGTCGTCGAGCGCGCGCTCATCGGTGGCGCGGTAGTAGGCGCCGCCGGAGATGGCCGCGACCGAACGAAGCAGTTGTTCATCGCGCGCGCTCAGGACGGCCGGTTCTTCGCCGTACGCGAGCTCGCGCTGCTGGTAGCGCTGGCCCATGCCGCGCACCCAGGCATCGGAAGGAAGGCGCGAGCCCGGGCGGGCACTCATGCCGATCACGTAGATGCGGACACCGATCGCGCGCGCAATTCGCGCGGCGACGAGTGGATCGGGCGCGCCGGTGTTGTTGCCGCCGTCGGTGAGGAGCACGATGACGCCGCTGTTGCGCGGCAGGTCCTTGAGGTGATTCTCGGACATCGCGAGCGCGGTGCCGATGGCGGTGCCATCCGGCAGGAGGCCGATGTCGACGCGATCGAGCAGCTCGGTGAGGACGCCGCGATCATCGGTGAGCGGCGCCTGGGTGAACGGCCGGCTGGCGAAGATGACGAGGCCCATGAAGTCGCCGCGGCGCTGGTCGATGAAGCGTGCGAGGACGTGCTTGGCGGCGGTGATGCGGTTATCGGGCGCGAAGTCGAGCGCCTTCATCGAGCTCGAGATGTCGAGCGCGATCACGATGTTGCGGCCTTTGGTGGAAATGTCGCGCACCTCGCCGGGCGAGCGCGGGCGGGCGAGGGCGGTGACTAACGCAAGCAGGCCGAGGGCGCGCAGGGCGACGGGCCACCAGAGGGCGCGCTCGCGCCGGGAGGGCGGCGCCGATTCGAGGAGCCGCAATGCGGGGAGGCCGAGCGCAGCACGCGGGGCGCGGCGGCGGCGCGGCCAGGCGAACCACAGATACGCCGGAATGATGGGGAGCAGGGCGAAGGCCCAGGGCTCAGCGAATCGCATGGGCTGCCGGATCGGCGGCGACGACGGTCGGCGTCAGGCTGAGGCGCCAGTGATCGAGCAGCGCGGACGCCTGGTCGAGGAACGCGCGCGCCGCGGCGGCATCGGGGCGGAGCCGCGCGAATTTGACGAGATCGGCTTCGCCGAACACGGCGGCCGCGTGGGCTCGACTATCGGCGAGATCGGCGGGCAGCGCGCGGAGGAGCTCCGGCGTCGTGCGATGTACGGCGGGGGTGTCGTGGGCGGCCTCGAGGTAGCGGCGCAGGGTGTCCGTGGCCTCATCGTAGAAGCGTCCCACGTCGCGCGCCGCGAGGTCCGAGGCGCCGAGCGCTTCGAGCCGGCGCCGCGCCGCCTCGTACGCGCCTAACGGAGGCTCGGCGACCGCGACGGGCGGTGCGGTGTGACCGCGCCGGCGGCCGCGGAGCGCGATGATGGCGCCGGCGGCAGCCAGGAGAACGGCGATGACGACGAGCCACCAGTGCGACGATGCACCCTGGGCTCCGCCTAACGATGCGATCGGCCGGATGTCGCGCATGGCGATCGCCGTGTCGGGCAATGTCGCGGCGACCGTGACGAGCACGGCGCCGCTGACGACGGAATCCGGGACCTCGGCGCCCGCGCGGCGATACGGCAGCGCGAACGCGGGCGTGGTGAGACTCCCCGTTTGAAAGAATGCGACGCGCGCGCGGTAGCGGCGCGAGCCGTCGGCGGCCCGCGGCATGGTGTCCATCGAGAGCAGGCGGACGCTGTTCGGCAGCGAGTCTCGCGGATGCGGATCGCCGGCGATGGACGCGCCCTCGGGAAGCGTGGCGCGCAGGACGATGGTCACCGTATCGCCGACGGTGACCGAGCCGCCGCCGGAGGCCTCGAGGCGCTGTGCGGAGAGGCGTGCGGGCGCGACACTCAGGACCAGCGCCGCAGCGCAGGCGCAGGCGAGCTGCCGGCGCATGGTCAGTGCCGCATGCGGCGTTCGCGCCGCCGGAAGAAGCCTAACAAGGGACCGATGTAGCCGTCGGCGGTGCGCAGCCGGATCAGGTCGGCGCCGGCGGAGCGCAGCCGGCGGGCGACGGCCGCGTCGCGTGCGGCCGCAGCGCGGCCGAACGCGGCGCGGACGTCGCCGCGGGCGCTGTCGACCCACCGCCACTCGTCGCGCTCCGGATCCCGGAGCGCGACGAGCCCCACATCGGGCAGATCTACGTCGCGCTCATCGATCAGGTGCACGCCGATCGTATCGTGCCGCCGTGCGACCATCTCGAGCGCACGGTCGTACTCGCCCGCCAGCCAGTCGGAAAACACGAAGATCACAGCGCGCCGCTTGAGAATGCGCATGGCAAATTCGAATGCCGCCGCGAGGTTCGTCCCCCGTCCGCGCGGCTCGAACGACACCATCTCGCGAATCACGCGCAGCACGTGCCGCTTGCCCTTGGCCGGCGCGACGAACTGCTCGACGCGATCGGAGAAGAGGATCGCACCCACGCGGTCGTTGTTGCGCACGGCGGCCAGCGCGAGGACCGCGCTGACTTCCGTGGCCAGCTCCGCTTTCGTGCGGCGGCGCGTGCCGAACGCGTCCGAGGCGCTGTGGTCGATGAGAAAGAGCACGGTGAGCTCCCGCTCTTCCGTGTATCGCCTAACGTAAGGCGCGCCCGTGCGCGCGGTGACGCGCCAGTCGATGGTGCGGACGTCGTCCCCGGGCAGGTAGGGCCGCACGTCGGCAAACTCGACGCCCCGGCCCTTGAACACGCTCGAGTACTCGCCGGCCAATACATCCTGCACCAGTCGCCGGCTCCGGATCTCGAGCTGGCGGACCTGTCGCAGGACGTCGGGCAGACTCACGGCACGCGCAGCGCGTCGAGGATGCGGTCGAGGACTTGATCGGCCGTCACGCTCTCGGCGTCCGCCTCGTAGGTGAGAATGACGCGGTGGCGCAGCACGTCGTGCGCGAGCGTCTTGAGGTCCGATGGCGCGACGTAGCCGCGTCCCTCGAGAAAGGCATGCGCCTTCGCCGCGCGGACCAACGCAATCGCCGCGCGCGGACTGGCGCCGTACGCGACCAACGGTGCTAACGACGCCAGACCGGCCGCGGCCGGATCGCGCGTCGCCCGCACCAGATCGAGCGCGTACTCTCGCGCGCGGGGGTCGAGATAGATCTGGTCCACCATGCGGCGCGCCGCGAGAATGCGTGCGGCATCGACGACCGGTTGCACCACCGGCAGCGCGCCGCCGGTCATCCGGTCGAGCATAGCGCTCTCTTCGTCCCTCGCCGGATAGGTGACGATCAGCTTCATCATGAAGCGGTCGACCTGCGCTTCGGGCAGCGGATACGTGCCTTCCTGCTCGATCGGATTCTGCGTCGCGAGCACGAGGAACGGCTCCTCGAGCGGATACGTCACGCCGCCGATCGTCACCTGCTTCTCCTGCATCGCCTCGAGCAGCGCGCTCTGCACTTTGGCCGGCGCGCGATTGATCTCGTCGGCGAGTATAATGTTGGCGAAGATGGGACCTTGCTGGACCGTGAACCCGCCGCTCCGTTGGTCATAGATCATCGTGCCGACGAGATCCGCGGGCAGCAGATCCGGCGTGAATTGGACGCGACGGAACGATGCGTCGATGGAGGCGGCGAGCGCTCGCACGGCCAGCGTTTTTGCCAGGCCGGGCACGCCCTCGAGCAACACGTGTCCATCGGCCAGCAGCCCAACGAGCAGCCGGTCGAGCATCGCGCGCTGCCCGATCACCACGCCGGCGAGCTCGGCGCGAATACGCTCGGCGAAGGAACTTTCGCCGCGCACGCGTGCGTTGAGCTCGTCGAGATCTGTCGCGGTTCGGAGGTCCAGGGCCATGACGTAACTATAGAAGGGAGAGCAGCGCGTGGCGCCGTTTGGCCGTCAAGCTGCTATATTTGTAGGTGCTGGGAGGGTTCCGCACCGCGGAACCAAGGCGTTTCCCAACCGGCCCCCCAGCTCGGTTCCACTCATCACCAATGGGAGATCAGATGAACCTACGCGCCCGAACGCTCCGCCCGATCAACCCGTTCGCATAGTACCGACCGGACGTTCACCGTCCGTTCGGCGACATTATGCTTGGGTCTTCAATAGAACGGCGAGCACTTCGGTGCCGCTACCTGGTCATCGGCAGCGGGGTTGCCGGACTGCACACGGCATGGCGCGCGTCGCTGTCGGGGGACGTCGTGCTGCTCACGAAGCGGTCGCTCTTCGACAGCGCCACGGCGTACGCCCAGGGCGGCATTGCCGCGGCCATTGGCGCCGGTGATTCGCCGGAGCTGCACCAACAGGACACGCTCGCCGCCGGCGCCGCGATGTGCGACCGCGCGGCGGTGGACGTGCTGGTGCGCGAAGGGCCGGCGCGCGTGAGAGAGCTGAGCTCGGCCGGCGTGCATTTCGACCTCGACCCGCGCGGCGAGTTTCTGTTAGGCAAGGAAGCGGCGCACTCGGAGCGGCGCATCGTGCATGCGCACGGCGACCAGACGGGCGCCGAAGTGGTGCGCGCGCTGGTCGAGCGCGTGCGGGCGACGAGCCGGGTGACGGTGCTCGAACGGACGCGGGCGCTCGAGCTGATCGTCGAAGACGGCGTCTGTTTCGGCGTGCGCGCGAGCCAGGCGGGCGCGCCGCTCGAGATTCACGCCGACGCGACCGTGCTGGCGACGGGTGGATGCGGTCAGGTCTATCGCTACACGACGAATCCCGTTGTCGCGACCGGCGATGGGCTCGCGCTGGCGCACCGCGCCGGGGCCGAGCTCGAGGACATGGAATTCGTCCAGTTCCATCCGACGGCGCTGGACACGCCCGAGACGCCGCTGGCGCTCATCTCGGAAGCGGTGCGCGGCGAAGGCGCGACCCTGGTCAATGCGTTAGGCGAGCGCTTCATGCCGGGCCGCCACCCCGACGCCGAGCTCGCGCCGCGCGACGTGGTGGCGCGCGAGGTGTTTCGCGAGCAGCAGGCCACCGGCGCCGTGCGGCTCGATGCGACGTCGTTAGGCGCCGGGTTCGCCCAGCGCTTCCCCGGCATTTTCGCGCTGTGCATGGCGCGGGGCGTGGACCCGCGCGTCGAGGCCATCCCCGTCACCCCGGCGGCGCACTACGCGATGGGCGGCATCGTGACCGACCTCGCGGGACGATCCACCCTGCATTGCCTCTACGCGTGCGGCGAAGTGGCGCGCACCGGCGTGCACGGCGCGAATCGGCTCGCGTCCAATTCCCTGCTCGAGGGACTCGTGTTCGCCGAGCGCGTGGCGCGCGATCTCGAGACCGTGTCTCCGCTGGATGCAACGCCGCCGGCTCGCGACTGGCGCGTACCGCCGCTCACCGACCGTGGCGCGGCCCAAGTGGCGGCGAATATGGTCCGCGATACGATGTGGAAATACGCCGGCATCGTGCGCTCCGCGTACGGGTTGGGCACTTGCCTCGCCACGCTCGAGGACATCGAGCGCCGGCTTCCCGAAGGCGCCACCGAAGAGGCGAATCTGGTCGAGACGGCGCGCCTCATCGCGCTGGCGGCGCTGCTGCGCGAAGAGTCGCGCGGCGGACATTACCGCACCGATTTCCCGCACCCGCGTCCCAGCTGGCAGCACCGGCACGTGTTATGGCGGGGCAGCGGTGCGCTCGTGACGACGTGATCCGGAGACCTTATGTCATCCACTGATCGATATTCGGACATACAGGACGAGATTCGCGCGCTGGCGCGCGATCGCAACGCGATCGTTCTCGCCCACAATTATCAACGGCCCGAAGTGCAGGACGTGGCCGACGTGGTCGGCGACTCGTTAGGCCTATCGCGCGAAGCGGCGCGGACGGATGCCGACGTCATCGTGTTCTGCGGCGTGCACTTCATGGCCGAGACGGCGGCGATTCTCGCGCCGCAGAAAACCGTACTGCTCCCGGACCTCGGCGCCGGCTGCTCGTTGTCGGCGACCATCGATGCCACGCAGCTGCGCGCGTGGAAAGCCGAGCACCCGGGCGCGGTGGTCGTGAGCTACGTGAACACGACGGCGGAGGTCAAGGCCGAGAGCGACTACTGCTGCACGTCGGGCAACGCCGTGGAAGTGGTGCAATCGGTGCCGGCCGACCGCGAGATCCTGTTCCTCCCCGACATGTTCCTCGGCGCGCACGTTAGGCGCCTCACGGGGCGGGCCAACATGCACGTATGGATGGGCGAGTGCCACGTGCACGCGGGCATCACGCCCGCACGCGTGGCCGAGCAGCGCGCGGCGCATCCCGAGGCCGAGTTTCTCGTGCACCCCGAGTGCGGCTGCTCGACGAGCCTGCTCGAAGCGATGTCGGCGGGCGACATCGATCCGTCGGGGGTGCAGATATTGTCCACCGAAGGAATGATTCGACGGCCGTCGCAATCGAGCGCGGACACGTTCATCGTGGCCACGGAAGTGGGCATCCTGCATCGCCTCGAGCGGGCGTATCCCGATCGAACCTTCCTTGCCGCCGACGATCGCGCATCGTGTCAGTACATGAAGGTCACGACGCTGCCGAAGGTGAAGCACTCGCTCGAGGCGATGGAGTACCGCATCACGGTGCCGCGGGAGATTGCGGATCGGGCGCGCGGGGCGATTGATCGGATGGTGGCGATCGGCGGCGCCGCGCCCGCGGCGAGCGCGCCGGCGGCGATGGTGGGGGAGTGATGGCCTCCGATCTGGCCGGGACGAGTCTATCGTTAGGCTTCCCGTTGTCGGCGGCCGCGACGCGCGCACTGGTGCGGGCGGCGCTCGATGAGGACCGGGCATTCGAGGACGTGACGACGCTCGCCACGGTGCCCGCCGAGGCGGAGGGGCGTGCGGCGATCGTCGCGCGGTCGGCCGGCGTGATCGCGGGGCTGCCGCTCGCGATCACGGCGTTCGAAACCATGAGCCGTGATGTGACCGTGCACGTCGTGTCGGGCGACGGCGAGCACGTCGGCGCCGGCAGCGTGGTGGCCGAAGTCGCGGGCCCGTGGCGCGCGCTGCTGAGCGCCGAGCGCGTAGCGCTCAATTTCGTGCAGCGGTTGTCCGGGGTGGCGACGCTGACCGCGCGGTACGTCGAGGCCGCGCGCGGGACCGCGGCTCGCATTTACGACACGCGGAAGACGACGCCGACGTTACGGGCGCTCCAGAAGTACGCGGTGCGGTGCGGCGGCGGCGTCAACCACCGCGCTGATCTGGCCGACGGGGTCTTGATCAAGGACAACCACCTCGCTGCGTTAGGCGGCGACATCGCGCTCGCGGTGCGCCGGGCGCGCGGGGCGGGGCGGCCCGGCATCTGTATCGAAGTCGAGTGCGACGACGTCGCGCAGGTCGATGCCGCCCTCGCGGCCGGTGCGGACGTCATCCTGCTCGACAACATGTCGCTCGATGCGATGCGCGCGTGCGCGGCGCGCGTGGCGGGACGTGTCCCGCTCGAGGCGTCGGGCGGCGTGACGCTCGAGCGCGTGCGGGCAATCGCGGAGACGGGCGTCGATCGGATTTCCGTTGGCGGGCTGACGCACTCGCCGCCCGCGCTGGACCTGGGATTGGACTACCTGTCGTCGTTCAACTCCTGAATTTCCGGTAGCACGCGAACGCCACGGCACGGCCGCGATGCTCATCACCGTGACTCCCGTTTTCGGAGTGCGAGCAATGGATCTGATCACGACACTGCGCGCCATTCCCCCGATTGTCGTTTTGCTCGTTGCAACCACGCTGGAAGTGACGGGCGACGCGATCGTGCGTATCGCCCTCTATGATCGTCCGGGCATCACGGTCGCCCGGTTCGGATTGTTCGCGTTAGGCGCCGCGTTCCTCTTCGGGTACGGCAGCTTCGTGAATCTGACCGCGCTCGAGTTTCGCCGCGTCGTCGGGCTCTACATCGCAACGCTGTTCGTGGTGTGGCAGATCATCAATTTCGCGTTCTTCCGCACCGCGCCGACGCTGCCGATCTGCGTGGGCGGGGCGCTGATCGTGATCGGCGGCGGGATCGTCGCGTTCTGGAGCGCCTAGTAAAGCGCGTCTGAGTGCCGGGCAGCATCTGGTTCTGGTAGTGACGCCCATGAAGACACGGGCAACGCACGATCCTCCGGGCATGGCACGGACCGCTCCGCTGCCGGGCGCGCACCGCGCTGGCGCGAGCTCACTTCCGCCGCGTCTTGAACGACAGTCGCTGTGTTTTCGTGCAGGAGGCATTGTCCCGATGCGATCACCATTTCAGACGCAGTCCACCAGCCGCCCGAAGCGGGGCCTAACGAGTACCGTCGGTGATCAAGCCCAGCGCCGCGAGCGCATCGATCAGGCTCCTGAGCGCGTCCGCGGTCGATCCGCCCGACACGCGTGGCCGCGCCACCGGCGCTGCTCCGAAGAAGCCGAGGCGCGCACCTGCTCCGGCGCCCAGGACCACGGAGCCCGGGACCTGCATGGTGCCATCGGCCGCACGGGCGAGGAATGCCGCCGGCCGCGCGCCGAATTCGCCTAACGATACCGTTGCGCCCTCCGGGGCACCGGGAGGCGCGAGCACGATCGGCCCCGGCCACATCCTCGTGACCGTCGCGCCGGCATACGCGAGCTCGCAAAACCCCTCGACCGTCGCGTGCACGTTCGACGCGTGCTGGGCCACGACCAGCGACTTGTCGATCGATCCGCCGGCCATCGCGACTCCGCTCACGCGCAGCACCGCACCATCTTTGGTGACGCGAATGAGTGGGCGCACGAACACGTCCCATTGCGTCGTCGCGTCGGGTGGGGTGCCTAACGGCTCGCGAAAGGTGATCATGTCGGCGGTGTTGTCGCTCACGTCGGCCGTCTGGCCCTTCCCCGTGCCGTCGGTGGCCACCCACGTCCAGCCGGTGAACCGGTGCGGCGCCCAGCCGGCGCCGGCTCTGGTGATCGATGTCCGCGTCCCCGATGTCGTCGACTGCTTGACCACCATCGGCGGGTTGAGCACGCGGACCCCCGACAGGTCCGTGTAGTGCGCCGCGGTCGTGATCACGTCGCCGCCGGCCTCGCGCTGAGCTGCGTTAGGCACGAGCGCCGGCGAATCGATCTCGATGTCGGCCACGCGGATCGACCAGAATACGTTGTACGGGCTGTACGCATACGCGAGGAACGCCCGGCTCCCCTCTGAGCGGATCCCCGACACCGTGAAGTAGCCCTGCAGCCCGTTCACGATCTGGATGTCCGCGTGCCCCGCGGTTTGCAGCGTGCCGCCGTAGATCGCGACGTTGGTCGCGCGCACCGAGACGTTGTATCCATAGCGCACGGCGTCGATGCCGTGTACGTTGTGATTGAGATTGTTGGCGAACGTGCCGGTGCCGAAGACCCAACCGTTGCGATACCACGGTCCGGCGTAGGCCGGCCCGCCGGCGCCGCGCGCGCGACAATTCAGGAATTCCGTAATGTCCTCCTGGAAATTGTCGTAGCGGTCGTCGAGTCCGCCGATCTGCCACGCGGCCTCCCACGTTAGGCCGCCAACTTTGACGAACGCGAAGTTGGTGGACGACGATCCGCGCGCGGTCAGCTCCGGATTGCGGTGGTAATAGATGCCGGTGTAGGCGCCGGCCTCGGACGCACCTTCGACGCTGAAGCGGTCGAACGACCCCTCGAAGCAGCCGTCCAGGTCGAGCACGGCCTCGGGCAGCACGACGAACATCGTCGTCGCATCCGGCGCCACGTGCAGCGCCTTCGTGAACGTGATCAAGTCGGAGGTGTTCCTCGCGACCTTCGCGCTCTGGCCGACACCGGTGCCGCCCGTCATGCACACCCACATGTCGCGCAGCTCATCGGTGCGCCATGCGGCGCCGGCGCGGGCGATGGTGTTGACCGAGCCGCCGCTCGCGCGCGCGGCCGGCTTGCCGTGCGCACGGATCACGGAGTTCTCCATGCCCGCGCCGGTGATCGCAAAGCCCTCGGTGCTCACGATGCGCAGGGGCTGCGTGATCCGGTAGACGGCGCCCGCGCCTAACCGAATGCGCGCCGTGGCCCAGCGCGGCGGCCCTTTCGTGGTGGGCAGCACGGCGCCGGAGGCCGGCAGCGCGGTGAACGGCTCGAACGGCGAACCGCAGCAGGCGTCGATGCACGATTGCAGCGCGACGGTGTCGTCGGTGGCGCCGTCGCCGTGCGCGCCCCACCACTCCGGCAGCACGTCGGAGAGAAGCGCGGAGCGCGTGTTGGTTCCGGTGATGTTCGGCGGCACGAAGCGCACCGTTAGACCGGCCCCGAAGATCTGGTGCAGGCCGGCCTGGATCGCGCCGCGCACGAGGAGCGTCGGGTTCGCGCCCGCACGGGCGACGAACCGAGCGCCGTTCACCAGCCACACCGCGACGTTGCGCGGGATCTCGAGATCCGCGGCGAGCGCGTACTCACCGGGCGGGAAGTACATCGTACCGCCCCACGCCGGGATCGTGCGCGCGAGCTCGCGCAGCGCGGCCGACGCGTCGCCCGACACGCCGGCCGTCGCGCCATGCGCGGTCACATCGAAAAGGCCGCCGAAATCCGCCATGGCTCGGCAATGTGCGAGGTAGCGATGATGACCGGAAGGATTCGATCACGATCTTTACGCGGGCCGGCGCCACCGTGCGCGCGTGAGCACTTGTCTTTTTCTACAGCCGAGCGGAGCCTTATGGGTATGCCAGCCGCTGCGCACCGCTGGACCGCGGAAGAAGTGCGGGCCCTGCCCGAGGATGGGAATCGCCACGAGCTCATCTCCGGCGAGCTCGTCGTGACGCCGTCCCCTCGTGCCATCCATCAAGTGGCGGTGGCCGAGCTCCTGTGGAGTATACGCACGTGGCTCGAGCGCACGGGCGTGGGCCGGATTCTCACCTCGCCGTCCGACCTGTCGTTAGGCGAAGACGAGCTGCTGCAGCCCGACCTCTTCGTCTATCGCACCGCCGGCGGCAACCATCCGCGCGACTGGGCAGAGATTAGCGCCGTGCTCCTGGTGATCGAGGTGCTCTCGCCATCAACGGCGCGATACGATCGCCAGCTTAAACGTCGCCGATATCAGCGCGCCCGGGTCCCCGAATATTGGATCGTCGATCTCGATTCGCGGCTCGTCGAGCGCTGGCGCCCGGACGATGAGCGACCGGAAATTGTCGAGGAGCGGCTCTGTTGGGAACCGGCACCGGCGACCGAACCCTTCGAGCTCGATCTCAAAGCGCTGTTTGCGGAACTGTGGGGCGACGACCGGTCAATCCACTGACCACGAACAGCACCACCACGTTGACGAGCATCGCAATGATGCCGACGTTGAGATCGGTGATCACCGCCGGCCACGACGGAAAGAGCGATTCCATCGTCGCTCCGGTGAGCGTCAGCGCGGCCACCGTCGCCTCGCCGGCCAGAATTCCCGCGATCGCGCCCTGACGGCTGGCGATCGGCCGGTTCGGCAGACTCAACATCAGCGCCGGGAAGAGCTGCGTCACCACGTTGTACGCTGCCAGCAGCAGCTTGACCAGCGTCGATCCGCCGCGCAAGGTCAGCAGCACCGACACGAGCGCCACCGCCGGCACCAGGGCGCGTGCCAGCCGCGTCACCTCGGCCTCAGGGATCTCGGGAGACGCCAGCTTCGCGTACACGTTTTTCGACAGAATCGTGCACGCCGACATGAGCAACATCGAGCCCGGCACGAGCGCCGTCAGCAGACCGGCCGCGCCCACCACGCCGAGCATCCACGGGCCGAGCGCGTGGCGTGTGACGCGCAGCAGCGAGAGGTCCACCGACGTTCCCGTGAGGCCCGGCACCTCGAGCAGCGCGGCGAAGCCGGTGAAGAACACGAACAGCAGGACGAGCTGATAGAGCGGCATCACCACCGCGTTCCGCCGGAACACGTTCTCGTTGCGCGCCGTATAGCACGATCCGAAGGTGTGCGGCCACATGTAGAAGCCTAACGTCGTCAGGACGACGGTCGAAATGAACCACGCCGGACTCATACCGGTTCGCGGCAACGTGAGGAAGCCGGGATGGGCGCGATTGATGTCGGCGAACATCGCCCCGTAGCCGCCGTGCAGCCGCGCGGGGAGATAGATGCCCAGCACCAGTGCGACCGCCAGGATGAGTATGTCCTTGAGCACGGCGGTCCACGCCGAGCCGCGCACGCCCGATGCGACGACATAGATCACCAGCACGACGCTTCCCGCCCACACCGCC is from Gemmatimonadaceae bacterium and encodes:
- a CDS encoding sodium:solute symporter — encoded protein: MNPALLLIGISFLAALALGIRARRGHPMTLEQWSVGGRGFGTVFVFVLMAGEIYTTFTFLGGSGWAYGKGAPAFYILCYGTLAYGMSYFLLPVIWRYANAHALVSQADFFVQKYESESLGVIVSLVSVAAMIPYLVLQLKGLGIIVSEASAGAISAGQAVWAGSVVLVIYVVASGVRGSAWTAVLKDILILAVALVLGIYLPARLHGGYGAMFADINRAHPGFLTLPRTGMSPAWFISTVVLTTLGFYMWPHTFGSCYTARNENVFRRNAVVMPLYQLVLLFVFFTGFAALLEVPGLTGTSVDLSLLRVTRHALGPWMLGVVGAAGLLTALVPGSMLLMSACTILSKNVYAKLASPEIPEAEVTRLARALVPAVALVSVLLTLRGGSTLVKLLLAAYNVVTQLFPALMLSLPNRPIASRQGAIAGILAGEATVAALTLTGATMESLFPSWPAVITDLNVGIIAMLVNVVVLFVVSGLTGRRPTVPQTAL
- the nadA gene encoding quinolinate synthase NadA, producing the protein MSSTDRYSDIQDEIRALARDRNAIVLAHNYQRPEVQDVADVVGDSLGLSREAARTDADVIVFCGVHFMAETAAILAPQKTVLLPDLGAGCSLSATIDATQLRAWKAEHPGAVVVSYVNTTAEVKAESDYCCTSGNAVEVVQSVPADREILFLPDMFLGAHVRRLTGRANMHVWMGECHVHAGITPARVAEQRAAHPEAEFLVHPECGCSTSLLEAMSAGDIDPSGVQILSTEGMIRRPSQSSADTFIVATEVGILHRLERAYPDRTFLAADDRASCQYMKVTTLPKVKHSLEAMEYRITVPREIADRARGAIDRMVAIGGAAPAASAPAAMVGE
- a CDS encoding L-aspartate oxidase, with the protein product MLGSSIERRALRCRYLVIGSGVAGLHTAWRASLSGDVVLLTKRSLFDSATAYAQGGIAAAIGAGDSPELHQQDTLAAGAAMCDRAAVDVLVREGPARVRELSSAGVHFDLDPRGEFLLGKEAAHSERRIVHAHGDQTGAEVVRALVERVRATSRVTVLERTRALELIVEDGVCFGVRASQAGAPLEIHADATVLATGGCGQVYRYTTNPVVATGDGLALAHRAGAELEDMEFVQFHPTALDTPETPLALISEAVRGEGATLVNALGERFMPGRHPDAELAPRDVVAREVFREQQATGAVRLDATSLGAGFAQRFPGIFALCMARGVDPRVEAIPVTPAAHYAMGGIVTDLAGRSTLHCLYACGEVARTGVHGANRLASNSLLEGLVFAERVARDLETVSPLDATPPARDWRVPPLTDRGAAQVAANMVRDTMWKYAGIVRSAYGLGTCLATLEDIERRLPEGATEEANLVETARLIALAALLREESRGGHYRTDFPHPRPSWQHRHVLWRGSGALVTT
- a CDS encoding DUF58 domain-containing protein, which produces MSLPDVLRQVRQLEIRSRRLVQDVLAGEYSSVFKGRGVEFADVRPYLPGDDVRTIDWRVTARTGAPYVRRYTEERELTVLFLIDHSASDAFGTRRRTKAELATEVSAVLALAAVRNNDRVGAILFSDRVEQFVAPAKGKRHVLRVIREMVSFEPRGRGTNLAAAFEFAMRILKRRAVIFVFSDWLAGEYDRALEMVARRHDTIGVHLIDERDVDLPDVGLVALRDPERDEWRWVDSARGDVRAAFGRAAAARDAAVARRLRSAGADLIRLRTADGYIGPLLGFFRRRERRMRH
- the nadC gene encoding carboxylating nicotinate-nucleotide diphosphorylase; translation: MASDLAGTSLSLGFPLSAAATRALVRAALDEDRAFEDVTTLATVPAEAEGRAAIVARSAGVIAGLPLAITAFETMSRDVTVHVVSGDGEHVGAGSVVAEVAGPWRALLSAERVALNFVQRLSGVATLTARYVEAARGTAARIYDTRKTTPTLRALQKYAVRCGGGVNHRADLADGVLIKDNHLAALGGDIALAVRRARGAGRPGICIEVECDDVAQVDAALAAGADVILLDNMSLDAMRACAARVAGRVPLEASGGVTLERVRAIAETGVDRISVGGLTHSPPALDLGLDYLSSFNS
- a CDS encoding Uma2 family endonuclease, which translates into the protein MPAAAHRWTAEEVRALPEDGNRHELISGELVVTPSPRAIHQVAVAELLWSIRTWLERTGVGRILTSPSDLSLGEDELLQPDLFVYRTAGGNHPRDWAEISAVLLVIEVLSPSTARYDRQLKRRRYQRARVPEYWIVDLDSRLVERWRPDDERPEIVEERLCWEPAPATEPFELDLKALFAELWGDDRSIH
- a CDS encoding AAA family ATPase, with the protein product MALDLRTATDLDELNARVRGESSFAERIRAELAGVVIGQRAMLDRLLVGLLADGHVLLEGVPGLAKTLAVRALAASIDASFRRVQFTPDLLPADLVGTMIYDQRSGGFTVQQGPIFANIILADEINRAPAKVQSALLEAMQEKQVTIGGVTYPLEEPFLVLATQNPIEQEGTYPLPEAQVDRFMMKLIVTYPARDEESAMLDRMTGGALPVVQPVVDAARILAARRMVDQIYLDPRAREYALDLVRATRDPAAAGLASLAPLVAYGASPRAAIALVRAAKAHAFLEGRGYVAPSDLKTLAHDVLRHRVILTYEADAESVTADQVLDRILDALRVP
- a CDS encoding VWA domain-containing protein — protein: MRFAEPWAFALLPIIPAYLWFAWPRRRRAPRAALGLPALRLLESAPPSRRERALWWPVALRALGLLALVTALARPRSPGEVRDISTKGRNIVIALDISSSMKALDFAPDNRITAAKHVLARFIDQRRGDFMGLVIFASRPFTQAPLTDDRGVLTELLDRVDIGLLPDGTAIGTALAMSENHLKDLPRNSGVIVLLTDGGNNTGAPDPLVAARIARAIGVRIYVIGMSARPGSRLPSDAWVRGMGQRYQQRELAYGEEPAVLSARDEQLLRSVAAISGGAYYRATDERALDDIVGEIDHVEKSSLDEREVLTWNEHARWLLVPALVLLSLELALRTTWLRTVP